In Anopheles gambiae chromosome 2, idAnoGambNW_F1_1, whole genome shotgun sequence, a single window of DNA contains:
- the LOC1281954 gene encoding solute carrier family 35 member G1, protein MPEHLELQQLVDGVLQGTTGHRSLSWLQCSCPYLGIILATVSSFFFSLCSVIVKGLVDVNPIELATFRFIGVLLPSIPIAIYREETFFPEGKRIILMLRCFVGTTGLMLSFYAFRHMPLADASVIIFSTPVFVAIFARLFLREACGMFNVITIILTLIGVVLITKPPFLFGDNLVSIVDEQIMENSYDIWGPVAALSSTLFGANAYVLLRALKGLHFSVIMSNFGAFALLYTLLVCYYIGALCWPLCGTDRFLVIALALFSFGGQILLTLALQYEQAGPVAIARSADIVFAFIWQIMFFKETPSLYSVLGALLVVSSVVLSGLRKWALALPRDSETRKKLHFLYLE, encoded by the exons ATGCCCGAACATCTTGAACTGCAGCAGCTGGTGGACGGGGTGTTACAGGGCACCACAGGCCACCGGTCACTGTCCTGGCTGCAGTGCTCCTGCCCCTATCTGGGCATCATCCTTGCTACGGTTTCGTCATTTTTCTTCTCACTCTGCTCCGTCATTGTGAAAGGACTTGTTGATGTAAACCCCATCGAGCTGGCCACCTTCAG ATTCATTGGCGTGTTGCTTCCCTCGATACCAATCGCAATCTATCGGGAGGAAACCTTCTTCCCGGAGGGAAAGCGAATCATACTTATGCTGCGGTGTTTCGTCGGAACCACAGGACTCATGCTTAGCTTTTACGCTTTTCGCCACATGCCGCTTGCGGACGCGTCCGTGATTATTTTCTCGACGCCCGTGTTTGTGGCCATTTTTGCACGGCTTTTCCTGCGCGAGGCTTGCGGTATGTTCAATGTTATCACCATTATCCTGACGCTGATCGGCGTGGTGCTCATCACCAAGCCACCGTTTCTGTTCGGGGACAATCTGGTATCGATAGTGGACGAACAGATCATGGAAAACAGCTACGACATTTGGGGCCCGGTGGCGGCCCTTTCGTCGACCTTGTTCGGTGCGAACGCGTACGTACTGCTGCGCGCCCTGAAGGGGTTACACTTCTCCGTCATCATGTCCAACTTTGGCGCCTTTGCCTTGCTGTACACGCTTTTGGTGTGCTACTACATTGGAGCGCTCTGTTGGCCACTGTGCGGTACGGATCGGTTTCTCGTCATAGCCCTGGCGCTGTTTAGCTTCGGCGGCCAGATACTGCTTACGCTCGCGCTGCAATACGAACAGGCCGGTCCTGTAGCGATTGCCCGTTCGGCCGACATCGTGTTTGCCTTCATCTGGCAGATTATGTTTTTCAAAGAAACTCCTAGCCTTTACTCGGTGCTCGGGGCGCTGCTAGTGGTCAGCTCGGTCGTTTTATCCGGCCTGCGCAAATGGGCCCTCGCGTTGCCTAGAGACTCGGAAACGAGGAAAAAGTTACATTTCCTCTACCTGGAATAG
- the LOC1281953 gene encoding tetratricopeptide repeat protein 39C isoform X1 → MNEAQSRLRELEKQCAGDVGWLKSVRSKLFGSSEPRKSLTETLEEQIILADSQLCLAILVSLGQDIGGFVKGGWLLRKAWKVYQHTYQQIYQLYSEQLQSDGDASFPQAPLRLQQQSKDGDAGMRVSLDLGTPCSADWTVPNSTLQSPDDSSKWSSHLEALRKSKTTTFELPDSGRGEGSSFSELTSSESDPSGSGGSVKKSYTTDFVGITSPSRAGSSTESLDHNDTNGLENVTVARDRLMLDLGQGSARRVNGLHGMQPPPKASPNWRSFNTPAGESHAPDEILPEDIHRLMGAISFGYGVFQLSISLLPPSLLKLISFLGFEGDRAMGIACLSFSRQSTDMRAPLATLALLWYYTIVTPFFALDGSNLSMEISAAQELIDEANEQFAKSSLFLFFRGRVERLKSHIQDAIRAYELAYRSSAQREIKLLCLHEIGWCRLIQLDYGTAMRNFKELKVCSQFSKSFYSYLTAICEGSFGQFSNLVKWRAEILELINRSPQKDSQIERYIFRRCLKLPRAESGEQPKYSSSLYWKYLVFEMLFLWNALSSCNEEQLASMVADCSQPTDAFSEPMVGISRLILGACLSCLARYEEAIGAFRECIFMRETLEHQEQQDMHISAFAYYELAVLLLRQDAAGEDGRAEARRLLLHAQQHFKNYDFDNRVSVRIHTVLKRLD, encoded by the exons ATGAACGAAGCCCAGTCGCGCCTACGCGAACTCGAGAAGCAGTGTGCGGGCGACGTTGGCTGGCTGAAATCGGTTCGATCGAAGCTGTTCGGCTCTAGTGAGCCTCGCAAATCGCTAACCGAGACGCTGGAGGAGCAGATAATTTTGGCCGACAGTCAGCTGTGCCTAGCCATACTGGTGTCGCTGGGCCAGGATATTGGTGGATTCGTCAAGGGCGGCTGGCTGTTGCGCAAGGCGTGGAAAGTGTACCAGCACACGTATCAACAGATTTATCAGCTGTATTCCGAACAGCTGCAATCGGATGGCGACGCGTCCTTTCCGCAGGCACCGCTGCGGCTACAGCAACAGTCGAAGGACGGTGATGCTGGGATGAGGGTTTCGCTTGACTTGGGCACTCCTTGTTCGGCCGATTGGACGGTACCAAATTCGACGCTGCAatctccggacgattccagcAAGTG GTCATCGCACCTTGAAGCTCTGCGCAAATCGAAAACTACAACCTTTGAATTGCCAGACTCTGGCCGTGGAGAAGGGTCGTCATTTAGCGAGCTGACGTCGAGCGAGTCCGATCCGAGTGGCAGTGGTGGAAGCGTGAAAAAAAGCTACACCACAGACTTTGTCGGCATTACGAGCCCTTCGCGTGCTGGGAGCAGTACAGAATCTCTGGACCACAACGATACGAACGGACTGGAGAACGTTACCGTTGCACGGGATCGTTTAATGTTGGATCTGGGCCAGGGAAGTGCACGTCGTGTTAACGGGCTCCATGGCATGCAGCCACCACCAAAAGCAAGCCCAAACTGGCGGTCGTTTAATACTCCTGCTGGCGAGTCCCATGCCCCTGACGAAATACTGCCCGAAGACATTCATCGTCTGATGGGGGCGATCAGCTTCGGATATGGTGTGTTCCAGCTGAGTATTTCGCTGTTGCCGCCGAGCTTGCTTAAACTGATCAGCTTTCTCGGGTTCGAAGGGGACCGGGCAATGGGAATAGCGTGCTTGAGCTTTTCCCGCCAAAGCACCGACATGCGCGCCCCGTTGGCCACGCTGGCCCTGCTATGGTACTACACGATTGTGACACCGTTTTTCGCACTGGATGGGTCAAACTTGAGCATGGAAATTAGCGCCGCACAGGAGCTGATTGATGAAGCGAACGAGCAGTTTGCGAAATCTTCACTTTTCCTGTTCTTCCGGGGTCGTGTCGAGCGGTTAAAG TCCCACATTCAGGATGCAATACGTGCCTACGAACTGGCCTATCGATCATCGGCTCAGCGGGAAATCAAGTTGCTCTGTCTGCATGAAATCGGCTGGTGTCGGCTGATACAGCTGGACTACGGAACTGCGATGAGGAATTTTAAAGAGCTCAA GGTATGCAGCCAGTTTTCCAAGAGTTTCTATTCCTACCTGACCGCAATATGTGAAGGTTCGTTTGGGCAGTTTTCCAACCTTGTCAAATGGCGGGCAGAAATACTGGAATTGATCAATCGCTCGCCGCAGAAG GACTCGCAAATCGAACGGTACATATTTCGACGCTGCTTAAAGCTGCCGCGGGCGGAAAGTGGAGAGCAGCCCAAGTACAGCAGTTCCCTCTACTGGAAGTATCTGGTGTTTGAGATGCTGTTTCTCTGGAATGCACTGAGCAGCTGCAACGAGGAGCAACTGGCAAGCATGGTGGCGGACTGTTCGCAACCAACGGACGCATTCAGCGAGCCGATGGTTGGAATCTCCCGGTTGATTTTAGGTGCCTGTCTGAGCTGTCTGGCCCGCTACGAGGAAGCAATTGGCGCGTTTCGGGAGTGTATCTTCATGCGGGAAACGTTAGAGCACCAGGAGCAGCAGGATATGCATATTTCCGCCTTTGCATACTACGAActggccgtgctgctgcttcgccAAGATGCTGCGGGCGAAGATGGCAGAGCAGAAGCACGCCGATTGCTTCTGCACGCGCAGCAACACTTTAAGAACTACGACTTTGATAATCGCGTCAGCGTACGCATTCACACTGTGCTGAAGAGGCTGGATTAA
- the LOC1281953 gene encoding tetratricopeptide repeat protein 39C isoform X2, whose amino-acid sequence MCTASAREQTMDELQDWEYVKRGITLWLNNMPKAAEDSFKDRPSSVHIVAGHTFISFMNAVISWETEKMNEAQSRLRELEKQCAGDVGWLKSVRSKLFGSSEPRKSLTETLEEQIILADSQLCLAILVSLGQDIGGFVKGGWLLRKAWKVYQHTYQQIYQLYSEQLQSDGDASFPQAPLRLQQQSKDGDAGMRVSLDLGTPCSADWTVPNSTLQSPDDSSKWSSHLEALRKSKTTTFELPDSGRGEGSSFSELTSSESDPSGSGGSVKKSYTTDFVGITSPSRAGSSTESLDHNDTNGLENVTVARDRLMLDLGQGSARRVNGLHGMQPPPKASPNWRSFNTPAGESHAPDEILPEDIHRLMGAISFGYGVFQLSISLLPPSLLKLISFLGFEGDRAMGIACLSFSRQSTDMRAPLATLALLWYYTIVTPFFALDGSNLSMEISAAQELIDEANEQFAKSSLFLFFRGRVERLKSHIQDAIRAYELAYRSSAQREIKLLCLHEIGWCRLIQLDYGTAMRNFKELKVCSQFSKSFYSYLTAICEGSFGQFSNLVKWRAEILELINRSPQKDSQIERYIFRRCLKLPRAESGEQPKYSSSLYWKYLVFEMLFLWNALSSCNEEQLASMVADCSQPTDAFSEPMVGISRLILGACLSCLARYEEAIGAFRECIFMRETLEHQEQQDMHISAFAYYELAVLLLRQDAAGEDGRAEARRLLLHAQQHFKNYDFDNRVSVRIHTVLKRLD is encoded by the exons ATGTGTACCGCTTCCGCGCGAGAACAAACGATGGACGAGCTGCAGGATTGGGAGTACGTCAAGCGGGGCATCACCCTGTGGCTGAACAACATGCCCAAGGCGGCGGAGGACAGCTTCAAGGATCGCCCGTCCAGCGTGCATATTGTCGCTGGGCACACATTCATCTCGTTCATG AACGCCGTGATATCGTGGGAAACGGAAAAGATGAACGAAGCCCAGTCGCGCCTACGCGAACTCGAGAAGCAGTGTGCGGGCGACGTTGGCTGGCTGAAATCGGTTCGATCGAAGCTGTTCGGCTCTAGTGAGCCTCGCAAATCGCTAACCGAGACGCTGGAGGAGCAGATAATTTTGGCCGACAGTCAGCTGTGCCTAGCCATACTGGTGTCGCTGGGCCAGGATATTGGTGGATTCGTCAAGGGCGGCTGGCTGTTGCGCAAGGCGTGGAAAGTGTACCAGCACACGTATCAACAGATTTATCAGCTGTATTCCGAACAGCTGCAATCGGATGGCGACGCGTCCTTTCCGCAGGCACCGCTGCGGCTACAGCAACAGTCGAAGGACGGTGATGCTGGGATGAGGGTTTCGCTTGACTTGGGCACTCCTTGTTCGGCCGATTGGACGGTACCAAATTCGACGCTGCAatctccggacgattccagcAAGTG GTCATCGCACCTTGAAGCTCTGCGCAAATCGAAAACTACAACCTTTGAATTGCCAGACTCTGGCCGTGGAGAAGGGTCGTCATTTAGCGAGCTGACGTCGAGCGAGTCCGATCCGAGTGGCAGTGGTGGAAGCGTGAAAAAAAGCTACACCACAGACTTTGTCGGCATTACGAGCCCTTCGCGTGCTGGGAGCAGTACAGAATCTCTGGACCACAACGATACGAACGGACTGGAGAACGTTACCGTTGCACGGGATCGTTTAATGTTGGATCTGGGCCAGGGAAGTGCACGTCGTGTTAACGGGCTCCATGGCATGCAGCCACCACCAAAAGCAAGCCCAAACTGGCGGTCGTTTAATACTCCTGCTGGCGAGTCCCATGCCCCTGACGAAATACTGCCCGAAGACATTCATCGTCTGATGGGGGCGATCAGCTTCGGATATGGTGTGTTCCAGCTGAGTATTTCGCTGTTGCCGCCGAGCTTGCTTAAACTGATCAGCTTTCTCGGGTTCGAAGGGGACCGGGCAATGGGAATAGCGTGCTTGAGCTTTTCCCGCCAAAGCACCGACATGCGCGCCCCGTTGGCCACGCTGGCCCTGCTATGGTACTACACGATTGTGACACCGTTTTTCGCACTGGATGGGTCAAACTTGAGCATGGAAATTAGCGCCGCACAGGAGCTGATTGATGAAGCGAACGAGCAGTTTGCGAAATCTTCACTTTTCCTGTTCTTCCGGGGTCGTGTCGAGCGGTTAAAG TCCCACATTCAGGATGCAATACGTGCCTACGAACTGGCCTATCGATCATCGGCTCAGCGGGAAATCAAGTTGCTCTGTCTGCATGAAATCGGCTGGTGTCGGCTGATACAGCTGGACTACGGAACTGCGATGAGGAATTTTAAAGAGCTCAA GGTATGCAGCCAGTTTTCCAAGAGTTTCTATTCCTACCTGACCGCAATATGTGAAGGTTCGTTTGGGCAGTTTTCCAACCTTGTCAAATGGCGGGCAGAAATACTGGAATTGATCAATCGCTCGCCGCAGAAG GACTCGCAAATCGAACGGTACATATTTCGACGCTGCTTAAAGCTGCCGCGGGCGGAAAGTGGAGAGCAGCCCAAGTACAGCAGTTCCCTCTACTGGAAGTATCTGGTGTTTGAGATGCTGTTTCTCTGGAATGCACTGAGCAGCTGCAACGAGGAGCAACTGGCAAGCATGGTGGCGGACTGTTCGCAACCAACGGACGCATTCAGCGAGCCGATGGTTGGAATCTCCCGGTTGATTTTAGGTGCCTGTCTGAGCTGTCTGGCCCGCTACGAGGAAGCAATTGGCGCGTTTCGGGAGTGTATCTTCATGCGGGAAACGTTAGAGCACCAGGAGCAGCAGGATATGCATATTTCCGCCTTTGCATACTACGAActggccgtgctgctgcttcgccAAGATGCTGCGGGCGAAGATGGCAGAGCAGAAGCACGCCGATTGCTTCTGCACGCGCAGCAACACTTTAAGAACTACGACTTTGATAATCGCGTCAGCGTACGCATTCACACTGTGCTGAAGAGGCTGGATTAA
- the LOC11175515 gene encoding uncharacterized protein LOC11175515, translated as MKLYAFALVLCVGLAVGAEVDSVPEVPSDLQLQLDELQLADKPEAPLDDAEQPLPPSGDQLPEDAPEPVPEDGSPDEDHPEEEQEEEAEADEEEADESESEESEESDELEEARLVAEELEERQQELDYLKRYLVGRLQAVAILDRRVRPAVIRRPWIRRPWIRRPGVLPRLVL; from the coding sequence ATGAAGTTATACGCCTTTGCTCTCGTGCTATGCGTCGGTCTGGCCGTAGGGGCCGAGGTTGATAGTGTACCGGAAGTGCCATCGGACCTGCAGCTGCAACTGGACGAGCTGCAGCTGGCCGATAAACCAGAAGCTCCTCTGGATGACGCCGAACAACCTCTTCCCCCAAGTGGCGATCAACTGCCCGAAGATGCTCCAGAGCCTGTCCCGGAGGATGGATCACCCGACGAGGACCACCcagaggaggagcaggaggaggaggcagAGGCAGACGAGGAGGAGGCGGATGAATCCGAGTCCGAAGAATCGGAAGAAAGTGACGAGCTTGAAGAGGCACGCTTGGTAGCGGAGGAACTGGAAGAACGCCAGCAGGAGCTGGACTACCTGAAACGCTATCTAGTTGGCCGTCTCCAGGCCGTCGCCATCCTAGATCGCCGTGTTCGTCCTGCCGTGATTCGTCGTCCCTGGATACGCCGTCCGTGGATCCGTCGCCCAGGAGTGCTGCCTCGGCTGGTGCTCTAA
- the LOC1281951 gene encoding soluble calcium-activated nucleotidase 1, with protein sequence MKQFNGSISPSSSSSSLPFASLGSGKTSSKQSSGSTIIDTGMYLRDWRKALRSPPSYRIGNRTIRLQVHFTWVLATLCAFLLLVLYISSSPSSLLSDGPPTNSFLRTSAIVYNHTYPLTSPIVSSGIYSFRVGIIADLDTNSALKKNQWGSYYLKGYLSFIPSKRSITVSWDEGEAKALQSGFALKGRGMELSELVVFNGKLLTFDDRTGLVYEIEGEKVIPWVLLMDGDGRTSKGFKSEWATVKDQVLYVGSMGKEWTTSAGDFETHDPMYVKAVTVHGEVYHLNWINHYKAIRKAIGIEWPGYMIHESGAWSEVHRRWFFLPRRCSRERYNETRDEHMGCNFLISSDETFQNIRAIELKRNDVPATHGYSSFKFLPTSNDEIIVALSTEELNGKTSSFISAFTVEGEQLMVETRINTEYKYEGLEFI encoded by the exons ATGAAGCAATTCAACGGCTCCATCTCGCCGTCCTCGTCCTCATCGTCCTTGCCGTTCGCCAGTTTGGGATCGGGTAAGACCTCTTCCAAGCAGTCGTCCGGCTCCACCATCATCGACACCGGGATGTATCTACGAGATTGGCGGAAAGCGCTCCGTTCACCACCGTCGTACAGGATAGGCAACAGGACGATCCGGCTACAGGTACACTTTACCTGGGTGCTGGCGACACTGTGCGcgttcctgctgctggtgctgtacATCTCCTCCAGTCCTTCGTCGTTGCTGAGCGATGGACCGCCGACGAACAGCTTCCTGCGCACTTCCGCCATAGTGTACAACCACACCTATCCGCTGACCAGTCCGATCGTCAGCAGCGGTATCTACTCGTTCAGGGTGGGCATCATTGCGGATTTGGACACCAACTCGGCGCTGAAGAAGAATCAGTGGGGCAGCTACTATCTCAAGGGCTATCTCAGCTTCATCCCGTCCAAGCGTTCGATCACGGTGTCCTGGGACGAGGGCGAGGCGAAGGCACTGCAGTCGGGCTTTGCGCTCAAGGGCCGCGGAATGGAGCTGTCCGAGCTGGTGGTATTCAACGGCAAGCTGCTGACGTTTGACGATCGTACGGGTTTGGTGTACGAGATTGAGGGCGAGAAGGTGATTCCGTGGGTGCTGCTGATGGATGGCGACGGCCGTACGTCCAAGGGCTTCAAATCGGAGTGGGCCACGGTGAAGGACCAGGTGCTGTACGTTGGATCGATGGGCAAAGAGTGGACGACCTCGGCCGGCGACTTTGAAACGCACGATCCCATGTACGTGAAGGCCGTCACGGTACACGGAGAG GTGTACCATCTAAACTGGATTAACCACTACAAAGCCATCCGGAAAGCGATCGGCATCGAGTGGCCCGGGTACATGATTCACGAGTCCGGTGCATGGTCGGAGGTGCACCGACGGTGGTTCTTCCTGCCCAGGCGCTGCTCCCGCGAGCGGTACAACGAAACGCGCGACGAGCATATGGGATGCAACTTTCTCATATCGAGCGACGAAACGTTCCAAAACATTCGCGCAATCGAGTTGAAACGGAACGACGTACCGGCGACGCACGGGTACTCGAGCTTTAAGTTTCTGCCCACCAGCAACGATGAAATTATCGTTGCCCTGTCAACGGAGGAGCTGAACGGCAAGACGTCCAGCTTCATCAGCGCGTTCACCGTCGAGGGCGAGCAGCTGATGGTGGAGACGCGCATCAACACGGAGTACAAGTACGAGGGGTTAGAGTTTATCTAG
- the LOC3290439 gene encoding tubulin alpha-1 chain, whose protein sequence is MRECISVHVGQAGVQIGNACWELYCLEHGIQPDGQMPSDKTIGGGDDSFNTFFSETGAGKHVPRAVFVDLEPTVVDEVRTGTYRQLFHPEQLITGKEDAANNYARGHYTIGKEIVDVVLDRIRKLADQCTGLQGFLIFHSFGGGTGSGFTSLLMERLSVDYGKKSKLEFAIYPAPQVSTAVVEPYNSILTTHTTLEHSDCAFMVDNEAIYDICRRNLDIERPTYTNLNRLIGQIVSSITASLRFDGALNVDLTEFQTNLVPYPRIHFPLVTYAPVISAEKAYHEQLSVAEITNACFEPANQMVKCDPRHGKYMACCMLYRGDVVPKDVNAAIATIKTKRTIQFVDWCPTGFKVGINYQPPTVVPGGDLAKVQRAVCMLSNTTAIAEAWARLDHKFDLMYAKRAFVHWYVGEGMEEGEFSEAREDLAALEKDYEEVGMDSGEGEGEGAEEY, encoded by the exons ATG CGTGAATGTATCTCCGTACACGTTGGACAGGCCGGTGTCCAGATCGGAAACGCCTGCTGGGAGCTGTACTGTCTGGAGCATGGCATCCAACCGGACGGTCAGATGCCCTCGGACAAGACGATCGGAGGCGGTGATGACTCGTTCAACACCTTCTTCTCCGAGACTGGCGCAGGCAAGCACGTGCCCCGTGCCGTGTTCGTCGATCTGGAGCCGACCGTCGTCGATGAGGTGCGCACCGGCACGTACCGCCAGCTGTTCCACCCGGAGCAGCTGATCACCGGCAAGGAAGATGCCGCCAACAACTACGCCCGCGGACACTACACGATCGGAAAGGAAATCGTCGATGTTGTGCTGGACCGCATCCGCAAGCTGGCCGATCAGTGCACGGGCCTGCAGGGCTTCCTGATCTTCCACTCGTTCGGCGGCGGTACCGGATCCGGTTTCACCTCTCTGCTGATGGAGCGCCTGTCGGTGGACTATGGCAAGAAGTCGAAGCTCGAGTTCGCCATCTACCCGGCCCCGCAGGTGTCGACGGCCGTGGTCGAGCCGTACAACTCCATCCTGACCACCCACACCACCCTGGAGCATTCCGACTGCGCGTTCATGGTCGACAACGAGGCCATCTACGACATCTGCCGTCGCAACCTGGACATCGAGCGCCCGACCTACACGAATCTCAACCGACTGATCGGCCAGATTGTGTCGTCCATCACGGCGTCGCTCCGCTTCGACGGTGCCCTCAACGTGGATCTGACCGAGTTCCAGACCAACTTGGTGCCGTACCCGCGTATCCACTTCCCGCTGGTCACCTACGCCCCGGTCATCTCGGCCGAGAAGGCGTACCACGAGCAGCTGTCGGTGGCCGAGATCACCAACGCTTGCTTCGAGCCGGCGAACCAGATGGTCAAGTGCGACCCTCGCCACGGCAAGTACATGGCTTGCTGCATGCTGTACCGTGGTGATGTGGTGCCGAAGGACGTCAACGCGGCCATCGCCACCATCAAGACGAAGCGCACCATCCAGTTCGTGGACTGGTGTCCGACCGGCTTCAAGGTCGGCATCAACTACCAGCCCCCGACCGTGGTGCCGGGCGGCGATCTGGCCAAGGTGCAGCGTGCCGTGTGCATGTTGTCCAACACCACGGCCATCGCCGAGGCCTGGGCCCGTCTGGACCACAAGTTCGATCTGATGTACGCCAAGCGTGCCTTCGTGCACTGGTACGTCGGAGAGGGTATGGAGGAAGGTGAGTTCTCCGAGGCCCGTGAAGATTTGGCCGCCCTCGAGAAGGACTACGAGGAGGTCGGAATGGACTCCGGCGAGGGTGAGGGCGAAGGCGCTGAGGAGTACTAA
- the LOC1281950 gene encoding tubulin alpha-1 chain, which produces MRECISVHVGQAGVQIGNACWELYCLEHGIQPDGQMPSDKTIGGGDDSFNTFFSETGAGKHVPRAVFVDLEPTVVDEVRTGTYRQLFHPEQLITGKEDAANNYARGHYTIGKEIVDVVLDRIRKLADQCTGLQGFLIFHSFGGGTGSGFTSLLMERLSVDYGKKSKLEFAIYPAPQVSTAVVEPYNSILTTHTTLEHSDCAFMVDNEAIYDICRRNLDIERPTYTNLNRLIGQIVSSITASLRFDGALNVDLTEFQTNLVPYPRIHFPLVTYAPVISAEKAYHEQLSVAEITNACFEPANQMVKCDPRHGKYMACCMLYRGDVVPKDVNAAIATIKTKRTIQFVDWCPTGFKVGINYQPPTVVPGGDLAKVQRAVCMLSNTTAIAEAWARLDHKFDLMYAKRAFVHWYVGEGMEEGEFSEAREDLAALEKDYEEVGMDSGEGEGEGAEEY; this is translated from the exons ATG CGTGAATGTATCTCCGTACACGTTGGACAGGCCGGTGTCCAGATCGGAAACGCCTGCTGGGAGCTGTACTGTCTGGAGCATGGCATCCAACCGGACGGTCAGATGCCCTCGGACAAGACGATCGGAGGCGGTGATGACTCGTTCAACACCTTCTTCTCCGAGACTGGCGCAGGCAAGCACGTGCCCCGTGCCGTGTTCGTCGATCTGGAGCCGACCGTCGTCGATGAGGTGCGCACCGGCACGTACCGCCAGCTGTTCCACCCGGAGCAGCTGATCACCGGCAAGGAAGATGCCGCCAACAACTACGCCCGCGGACACTACACGATCGGAAAGGAAATCGTCGATGTTGTGCTGGACCGCATCCGCAAGCTGGCCGATCAGTGCACGGGCCTGCAGGGCTTCCTGATCTTCCACTCGTTCGGCGGCGGTACCGGATCCGGTTTCACCTCCCTGCTGATGGAGCGCCTGTCGGTGGACTATGGCAAGAAGTCGAAGCTCGAGTTCGCCATCTACCCGGCCCCGCAGGTGTCGACGGCCGTGGTCGAGCCGTACAACTCCATCCTGACCACCCACACCACCCTGGAGCATTCCGACTGCGCGTTCATGGTCGACAACGAGGCCATCTACGACATCTGCCGTCGCAACCTGGACATCGAGCGCCCGACCTACACGAATCTCAACCGACTGATCGGCCAGATTGTGTCGTCCATCACGGCGTCGCTCCGCTTCGACGGTGCCCTCAACGTGGATCTGACCGAGTTCCAGACCAACTTGGTGCCATACCCGCGTATCCACTTCCCGCTGGTCACCTACGCCCCGGTCATCTCGGCCGAGAAGGCGTACCACGAGCAGCTGTCGGTGGCCGAGATCACCAACGCTTGCTTCGAGCCGGCGAACCAGATGGTCAAGTGCGACCCTCGCCACGGCAAGTACATGGCTTGCTGCATGCTGTACCGTGGTGATGTGGTGCCGAAGGACGTCAACGCGGCCATCGCCACCATCAAGACGAAGCGCACCATCCAGTTCGTGGACTGGTGTCCGACCGGCTTCAAGGTCGGCATCAACTACCAGCCCCCGACCGTGGTGCCGGGCGGCGATCTGGCCAAGGTGCAGCGTGCCGTGTGCATGTTGTCCAACACCACGGCCATCGCCGAGGCCTGGGCCCGTCTGGACCACAAGTTCGATCTGATGTACGCCAAGCGTGCCTTCGTGCACTGGTACGTCGGAGAGGGTATGGAGGAAGGTGAGTTCTCTGAGGCCCGTGAAGATTTGGCCGCCCTCGAGAAGGACTACGAGGAGGTCGGTATGGACTCCGGCGAGGGTGAGGGCGAAGGCGCTGAGGAGTACTAA